The region CCCTGCATGAACGAGTCAGTGAAAAGAAAAAGGAAAGAGAGGGAGCTGATGGAAGTAAAAATTGAGCCCTATCAACCAAAATACAAAGACGCTTTTTATAAACTGAACGAAGAGTGGATCACGGCTTATTTTAAAATGGAGCAGCCTGACCGGGATGCTTTGGACAATCCTGAATCCTATATACTCGCTAAAGGTGGCACCATTTTGGTTGCAACTTTAAATGGCGAAGCTGTCGGCGTTTGCGCTTTGATAAAACGCGCTGACTTAAATTGTTTTGAGCTGGCTAAGATGGCGGTCTCGCCGAAAGCTCAAGGTAAAGGTATCGGCTATTTACTTGGTAAAGCTATTTTGAACCATGCGGCTGCAATGGGTGAAACGCGCGTTTACCTTGAAAGCAACACGATCCTTGAACCCGCGATTCGCCTTTATGAGAAGTTGGGATTTAAAAGAATTTATGGTTTAGCGACTCCATACGAACGCTGCAATATCCAAATGGATGTGGAACTTCGGCGGTCTGGCGGCAATTAAAAGTTCTTTTCTTATGCGATGATTTCCTGCTAGCATTTTTGATATGAAATTCAAAAACTGGCTCGTTATTGCAAGTGTGTTCATCCTTCAACCTACGCTGACTCCAAGTTTGGCTTTGGCGAAAAAGAAATCTCCGCCGAAGGCTTATAGCTTTATCGTCGAAGGCGGCAAAGCATCTCAAGGTGAATGCGATGGGGAACGCAAAATTCCTCGTAAGTTGAAACATCAAAAAGATATCGCGAAATACGGTTCTTACATGGGCTCAGAACTTCAAGATCCACCGATCAAAGGTAAACCGGGCGAAGAAATGTGGAAGCATTTCTTTAGATCAAAGCCTGCCTGTAATGCGGCTTTAGCAAAAACCCCATCGTCGTTGGATCAAAGTCTTCAAAATGAAAAGAAAGAGCTTCCTGAAGATGACTCTGCCGACACGGATGACGAACCAGAAAAACCAAGCGACGGACCAGATACTGAATAAAAAAAAGGCAGCCTAAGAGCTGCCTTTTTATTTTTTTGCGATTCGAGTTATTAGTTTTTCAAATTCACTTTTTGGTGTGCACTCTCAACCACAACGTCCATACCATTTGATTTTACGCGACCTGTGAACCACATGTCATATTGACCATTTGGCACGAGGTTCGTTCTCCATCCCATCATCAATTTATTTGGAACGATTGAAGCTGAGCGAACAGAATCTTTACCATCTGGTCCGACATGGTGAAATTCAATCGAGCTTAATGGGACCGAAGTTGAAGTGGAAGTCACTTCGACTTCGATACGGCCATTCAATGATTTTGAAAGATCCGTTCCGTTTGCACCTTTGAATGTGATGCTTAACGTAGGCTCTTGGTTCACGACGTAAAAGAAATGTCTTTCAGAAGTTCCCATTTTTTCACCATGAGAGTTCATGGCGTAAACTTGAACTTCGTAACGTCCATCAGGCAAGGCACTGATATCAAGATCTTGAGCGCAATTCGCTGTTGCACAGTTAAGGCTTGCCACGACTTGATTTTGGCTATTGTAAATAGCTACTGCCAACGAATCCGTTGATTGGTATGTTGAAGCTGCTTTCACAGGAATTGTTTTAGTAAAGTAGGAATAATCATTCGGTGATTCCACAGAAACTCCACCGGCCAAGGGCTTCATATTATAAAGCCAAGTGTCATCGCCGACGCCAGATTGGTCCGAATATGCGACGTAACCAAAACCTTTTTCGCCCCACTCCTCGCCCCAGCTGTTGCGAATGATGAAAGCTTGTTTTGAATCATCGTAACCGACGATTGAAATCGCGTGGCCCCCCAGGTAATTGCCATCGGTGTGTTTGTAAACGCCACCAGCATACGCCATAAAATCAGCATACACTGTCAAAGTTGTGACCAAAGGTCCTTTTTGAAGCGCCATTTTTACGGCGTTCAAATCTTGAGAACCCCGTGTGGGAGTGGAATAGCTAGAAATCTTAACACTTCTTTGCGCTGTATCAGGGCAGCTTGCACGGCAGGCAACATCTTCACCTGTTGAGCCTGAAGAGTACGGCATACAAGCTTCATCGGGAACACCTGATTGTTGCAGGTATCTTGCAGCCCCTTCCGGACGCCATCCCCAATCACATTTACCGCCACCGCAAGAAAACAAATTCTGCGGCGAGAACTTCACGTTGAAGCTCGGTAGCAACGAAGAAATTTTGTACTGAGTTTCAAGAACACCTATGGAAGCG is a window of Bdellovibrio sp. SKB1291214 DNA encoding:
- a CDS encoding C1 family peptidase, producing the protein MRSLILVALLFTVQAGHAELINVQQLNQKIQKQGGEWRAEENSLTKLSKSELKHRMGLNLNQATDVEFVMPESPVRAQLPAVLDWRNKDGQNWVSPILDQANCGSCVAFASIGVLETQYKISSLLPSFNVKFSPQNLFSCGGGKCDWGWRPEGAARYLQQSGVPDEACMPYSSGSTGEDVACRASCPDTAQRSVKISSYSTPTRGSQDLNAVKMALQKGPLVTTLTVYADFMAYAGGVYKHTDGNYLGGHAISIVGYDDSKQAFIIRNSWGEEWGEKGFGYVAYSDQSGVGDDTWLYNMKPLAGGVSVESPNDYSYFTKTIPVKAASTYQSTDSLAVAIYNSQNQVVASLNCATANCAQDLDISALPDGRYEVQVYAMNSHGEKMGTSERHFFYVVNQEPTLSITFKGANGTDLSKSLNGRIEVEVTSTSTSVPLSSIEFHHVGPDGKDSVRSASIVPNKLMMGWRTNLVPNGQYDMWFTGRVKSNGMDVVVESAHQKVNLKN